In Arthrobacter sp. B3I4, the following proteins share a genomic window:
- the hutU gene encoding urocanate hydratase, whose protein sequence is MAPADFTTGARPVKAARGTELTAKSWQTEAPLRMLMNNLDPEVAERPDDLVVYGGTGRAVRSWAAFDAITRTLETLDKDETLLVQSGKPVGVFRTNEWAPRVLIANSNLVGDWATWPEFRRLEAEGLMMYGQMTAGSWIYIGTQGILQGTFETFAAIARKLTGDADGTLAGTLTLTGGCGGMGGAQPLAVTLNDGACLIVDVDETRLRRRAGKRYLDEVETDLDAAIAKVLAAKEERRGWSVGYVGNAAEVFPEILRRHKAGELTVDIVTDQTSAHDPLSYLPEGITVEDWHREAAADPEGFTKKAQASMARHVQAMVEFQDAGAEVFDYGNSIRDEARKGGYSRAFEFPGFVPAYIRPLFCEGLGPFRWVALSGDPEDIAVTDAAIKDLFPENKHLHRWLDAAAERVEFEGLPARICWLGYGDRAKAGLLFNSLVKEGKVKAPIVIGRDHLDSGSVASPYRETEAMADGSDAIADWPLLNALLNTASGATWVSLHHGGGVGIGRSIHAGQVSVADGTDLAAQKLERLLTNDPGMGVIRHADAGYDRAVEVAKERGVRIPMLETP, encoded by the coding sequence ATGGCACCCGCCGATTTCACCACCGGTGCCCGCCCGGTGAAAGCAGCCCGGGGCACGGAACTCACGGCCAAGAGCTGGCAGACCGAAGCCCCGCTGCGCATGCTGATGAACAATCTGGACCCGGAGGTTGCCGAACGTCCGGACGACCTGGTGGTTTACGGCGGCACCGGCCGCGCCGTCCGTTCCTGGGCCGCGTTCGACGCGATCACCCGCACCCTGGAAACCCTGGACAAGGACGAGACCCTACTGGTCCAGTCCGGCAAGCCGGTCGGCGTCTTCCGCACCAACGAGTGGGCGCCGCGGGTGCTGATCGCGAACTCCAACCTGGTCGGGGACTGGGCCACCTGGCCGGAATTCCGCCGGCTCGAGGCCGAGGGCCTGATGATGTACGGCCAGATGACAGCGGGGTCGTGGATCTACATTGGAACCCAGGGCATCCTGCAGGGAACCTTTGAGACTTTCGCCGCGATCGCCCGCAAGCTCACCGGCGACGCGGATGGCACACTCGCCGGCACCCTGACCCTCACCGGCGGCTGCGGCGGCATGGGCGGGGCCCAGCCGCTCGCCGTCACCCTGAACGACGGCGCCTGCCTGATAGTCGACGTCGACGAAACCCGGCTACGCCGCCGGGCCGGCAAACGCTACCTCGACGAAGTCGAGACCGACCTCGACGCCGCCATCGCCAAGGTTCTGGCAGCCAAGGAGGAGCGCCGCGGCTGGTCCGTGGGGTACGTGGGCAATGCTGCCGAGGTCTTCCCGGAAATACTCCGCCGGCACAAGGCGGGCGAACTCACGGTCGACATTGTCACGGACCAGACCTCGGCGCACGACCCGTTGAGCTACCTGCCCGAGGGCATCACCGTGGAGGACTGGCACCGCGAGGCAGCCGCCGACCCGGAGGGGTTCACTAAGAAAGCCCAAGCCTCGATGGCCCGGCACGTCCAGGCGATGGTCGAGTTCCAGGACGCCGGTGCCGAGGTGTTCGATTACGGCAACTCCATCCGGGACGAGGCCCGTAAGGGCGGTTACAGCCGGGCCTTCGAGTTCCCCGGCTTCGTCCCGGCCTACATCCGGCCGCTGTTCTGCGAGGGCCTCGGCCCGTTCCGCTGGGTGGCGCTCTCCGGCGACCCGGAGGACATCGCCGTCACGGACGCCGCCATCAAGGACCTCTTCCCGGAGAACAAGCACCTCCACCGCTGGCTCGACGCCGCAGCCGAACGCGTCGAGTTCGAGGGCCTGCCCGCCCGGATCTGCTGGCTGGGCTACGGCGACCGCGCCAAGGCCGGGCTGCTGTTCAACTCACTCGTGAAGGAAGGCAAGGTCAAGGCGCCCATCGTGATCGGCCGCGATCACCTCGACTCCGGCTCCGTCGCCTCCCCGTACCGCGAAACCGAGGCCATGGCCGACGGCTCCGACGCGATCGCCGACTGGCCGCTGCTCAACGCCCTGCTCAACACCGCCTCCGGCGCCACCTGGGTCTCCCTGCACCACGGCGGCGGAGTCGGCATCGGCCGCTCCATCCACGCCGGTCAGGTCTCGGTGGCCGACGGCACCGACCTCGCCGCGCAGAAGCTCGAACGCCTCCTCACCAACGACCCCGGCATGGGTGTCATCCGCCACGCCGACGCCGGCTACGACCGCGCCGTCGAGGTCGCCAAGGAACGCGGCGTCCGCATCCCGATGCTAGAGACCCCCTAA
- a CDS encoding NCS2 family permease produces MLKQGSALDRYFKISERGSNVSREVRGGFATFFAMSYIVVLNPLILSGQDSSGGTLGFPAVAAVTAFAAGILTILMGAWAKHPFALATGLGVNAFVAVTVATNPGLTWPDMMGLVVLSGVTMLILVLTGFRTAVFRAVPEGLKTAIVVGIGLFIALIGLVNAGFVRRIPDVAGTTVPVGLGFDGKLLGWPTLVFVVGLILTIALVVRKVKGAILIGIITSTVLSVILEFTLHIGPSFDGKNFNPQGWSLVAPKFTEWAAPDLSLIGKANPFGAFEHLGFVAATLLAFVILLSIFFDAMGTMVGLATEAGTIDKEGNIPNVDRVLQIDALGAIVGGGASVSSNQIYVESGAGIGEGARTGLASIVTGLLFLVAMFFTPLINLVPFEAVAPALVVVGFMMVSQVGKIDWQDWGIAIPAFLTFTLMPFTYSIANGLGAGFISFVLIRLFQGRAREVHPLMWAVAAAFLLFFGIGPIEAALGIH; encoded by the coding sequence ATGCTTAAGCAGGGCTCTGCACTCGATCGGTATTTCAAGATTTCCGAGCGGGGGTCGAACGTTTCCCGTGAGGTCCGCGGCGGGTTCGCCACCTTCTTCGCCATGAGCTACATCGTGGTGCTGAACCCCTTGATCCTCTCCGGCCAAGACTCGTCCGGCGGAACGCTCGGCTTCCCCGCCGTCGCCGCCGTCACCGCCTTCGCTGCCGGCATTCTGACCATCCTGATGGGCGCGTGGGCCAAGCACCCCTTCGCTCTGGCGACGGGACTGGGCGTCAACGCCTTCGTGGCCGTCACCGTCGCCACCAATCCCGGACTGACCTGGCCGGACATGATGGGCCTAGTGGTCCTCTCCGGCGTGACCATGCTGATCCTGGTGCTCACCGGCTTCCGCACCGCCGTATTCAGGGCAGTCCCCGAAGGCCTGAAAACCGCCATCGTGGTCGGCATCGGCTTGTTCATCGCCTTGATCGGCCTGGTCAACGCCGGCTTCGTGCGCCGCATCCCTGACGTCGCGGGCACCACCGTCCCGGTCGGCCTCGGCTTCGACGGCAAACTCCTGGGCTGGCCCACGCTGGTGTTTGTGGTCGGCCTGATCCTCACCATTGCCCTGGTAGTCCGCAAGGTCAAGGGCGCGATCCTGATCGGCATCATCACCTCCACGGTCCTGTCCGTGATCCTGGAATTCACCCTCCACATCGGCCCGAGCTTCGACGGCAAGAACTTCAACCCGCAGGGCTGGTCCCTGGTAGCGCCCAAGTTCACCGAATGGGCCGCCCCGGACCTGTCCCTGATCGGCAAGGCCAACCCGTTCGGCGCGTTTGAGCACCTCGGCTTCGTGGCTGCGACCCTGCTGGCCTTCGTCATTCTGCTGAGCATCTTCTTCGACGCCATGGGCACCATGGTGGGCCTGGCCACCGAGGCAGGCACCATCGACAAAGAGGGCAACATTCCCAACGTGGACCGCGTGCTGCAGATCGACGCCCTCGGCGCGATCGTCGGCGGCGGCGCGTCCGTCTCCTCCAACCAGATCTACGTGGAGTCCGGCGCCGGCATCGGCGAAGGCGCCCGCACCGGCCTTGCCTCGATCGTCACCGGCCTGCTGTTCCTGGTCGCCATGTTCTTCACTCCGCTGATCAACCTGGTGCCGTTCGAGGCCGTCGCCCCGGCGCTCGTCGTCGTCGGCTTCATGATGGTGTCCCAGGTCGGCAAGATCGACTGGCAGGACTGGGGCATCGCGATCCCGGCGTTCCTGACCTTCACCCTGATGCCGTTCACCTACTCGATCGCCAACGGTTTGGGCGCCGGCTTCATCTCCTTCGTGCTGATCCGGCTCTTCCAGGGCCGCGCCCGGGAAGTGCACCCGCTGATGTGGGCGGTGGCCGCCGCGTTCCTGCTGTTCTTCGGCATCGGCCCGATCGAAGCCGCACTGGGCATCCACTAG
- a CDS encoding copper resistance CopC family protein — protein MRFVQRLPGALLGLILLAAVLLGVPLAGAGPASAHDAVESTSPSNGATVPAVPETVSLTLTNRPLALGSQIKVSDAAGTNWADGAVQILDNVASQRLKAGAPAGLFTVQWRLASSDGHPIEGTFSFTATAGASSTAGTGSPAAAAPASGAASATVPTMGTAAPGTTTAPSPVADASQPFPWSIVIFVAVAVGILVALALVAKRRLDAGDGDSAP, from the coding sequence ATGCGTTTTGTTCAACGACTTCCGGGCGCCCTGCTGGGCCTGATTCTGCTGGCTGCCGTTCTGCTGGGCGTTCCGCTCGCGGGCGCGGGGCCGGCGTCCGCCCACGACGCCGTCGAGTCCACCAGCCCCTCGAACGGTGCGACCGTGCCGGCCGTGCCGGAGACGGTCTCCCTCACCCTTACCAACCGCCCGCTGGCCCTGGGCTCGCAGATCAAGGTCAGCGACGCCGCCGGCACGAACTGGGCCGACGGTGCGGTGCAGATCCTTGACAACGTGGCCTCACAGCGGCTCAAGGCAGGCGCGCCGGCCGGCCTCTTCACCGTTCAGTGGCGGCTGGCAAGCTCTGACGGGCACCCGATCGAAGGCACCTTCAGCTTCACCGCGACGGCGGGCGCCAGTTCGACGGCGGGTACGGGTTCCCCGGCGGCAGCAGCGCCGGCGTCCGGCGCCGCGTCGGCGACCGTGCCGACCATGGGTACCGCCGCACCGGGCACAACAACGGCTCCCTCGCCGGTGGCCGATGCCTCCCAGCCGTTCCCGTGGAGCATCGTGATCTTCGTTGCGGTGGCCGTCGGTATCCTGGTGGCGCTGGCACTGGTGGCGAAGCGGCGCCTCGACGCCGGCGACGGCGACAGCGCCCCCTGA
- a CDS encoding sodium:proton antiporter — protein sequence MFEAPSIVFIAAGIAVFIAAVLPKLLRNAPLSMPMVFLGAGMLVFSLMPDLPNPDPLEHGEFVLHLTEICVIISLMGAGLALDRPLGRKQWSTTWRMLGIAMPLCIIGLTLLGLWFLGLGLGAALLVAAALAPTDPVLASEVQVGEPADDEEGTDLEDEIRFGLTSEAGLNDGLAFPFVYLAIAISFAGASPSGLLGHWLAMDVLWRIGIGVLLGLATGKLLGRLFFTARHETIRLSNHSEGFVALAATFLAYGVTELIEGYGFVAVFVCAVTIRAAERTHGFHKVMHSYVEQLERLMTVVILVLLGGAIARGLLAGIGWAEVLVALAFLLLVRPLAGWLGLLRGKTGPRERSAIAFFGIRGIGSLYYLAYALSHGNFGAQAQQLWAFVGLVVAMSIVLHGATTAPVMNRLDRLRQRRAVEVHGDEGHAPHTPI from the coding sequence ATGTTCGAAGCTCCCAGTATCGTCTTTATCGCTGCGGGAATTGCCGTCTTTATTGCGGCCGTACTGCCCAAGTTGCTGCGCAACGCGCCTCTTTCGATGCCAATGGTGTTTCTCGGCGCAGGCATGCTGGTGTTCTCGCTGATGCCCGACCTGCCAAACCCGGATCCTCTGGAGCACGGGGAGTTCGTTCTGCACCTGACCGAGATTTGCGTCATCATCTCGCTGATGGGTGCGGGCCTGGCCCTGGACCGGCCCCTGGGACGCAAACAGTGGTCGACGACTTGGCGCATGCTCGGAATCGCGATGCCGCTGTGCATCATTGGACTGACCCTGCTGGGCCTGTGGTTCCTGGGCCTCGGCCTCGGGGCAGCGCTTCTGGTTGCTGCCGCCCTAGCCCCGACGGACCCTGTGCTGGCCTCCGAAGTCCAGGTGGGGGAACCTGCCGACGATGAAGAGGGAACCGATCTTGAGGACGAGATCCGTTTCGGCCTCACCTCCGAGGCGGGCCTGAACGACGGTCTCGCGTTCCCGTTCGTCTATCTCGCCATCGCCATCAGCTTCGCCGGGGCCTCGCCCTCGGGCCTGCTGGGGCACTGGCTTGCGATGGACGTGCTTTGGCGGATCGGCATCGGCGTGCTCCTGGGCCTCGCGACAGGCAAGCTGCTGGGCCGGCTATTCTTCACCGCCCGGCACGAGACCATCCGGCTGTCCAACCACTCCGAGGGGTTCGTCGCGCTGGCGGCGACCTTCCTGGCCTACGGCGTGACGGAACTGATCGAAGGCTACGGCTTCGTCGCGGTGTTCGTCTGCGCGGTCACCATCCGGGCAGCGGAGCGCACCCACGGTTTCCACAAGGTGATGCACTCCTACGTTGAGCAGCTGGAACGGCTCATGACGGTGGTCATCCTGGTGCTGCTGGGCGGGGCAATCGCACGCGGCCTGCTGGCCGGCATCGGCTGGGCGGAGGTGCTGGTGGCGCTGGCATTCCTGCTGCTGGTCCGGCCGCTGGCGGGCTGGCTGGGCCTGCTCCGGGGCAAGACCGGCCCGCGCGAACGCAGCGCCATTGCCTTCTTCGGTATCCGCGGCATCGGCTCGCTGTACTACCTCGCCTACGCCCTCAGCCACGGAAACTTCGGCGCCCAGGCCCAGCAGCTCTGGGCTTTCGTGGGACTCGTGGTGGCGATGTCCATTGTGCTGCACGGCGCGACCACGGCGCCGGTGATGAACCGGCTGGACCGGCTGCGCCAGCGCCGCGCCGTCGAGGTCCACGGCGACGAAGGCCACGCCCCGCACACTCCCATCTAG
- a CDS encoding FAD-binding protein, which produces MPVSGGIERTSTVVIGTGLSGLAVASELRRRGVSAIVVDGLDLLGSGNPANTSSLQRCDAADAGTLRERNEILRHLRNYAASHELDIRNNVRALRLDHLDADYPADGGPDSGEAPGHTQGGQTQQWAVITPGGILYADHLVLTRCAHSQLRRMLADLGVAAGQNLMAAMHALGMYLVGVGELITPTPKEVLRQAKLVGQAISAKVNPGGMPALLPGGLALPA; this is translated from the coding sequence ATGCCTGTGAGCGGCGGAATCGAACGGACCAGCACCGTGGTCATCGGTACGGGCCTGTCCGGGCTGGCGGTGGCGAGCGAACTGCGGCGCCGGGGGGTCAGCGCCATCGTGGTGGACGGACTGGATCTGCTCGGGTCCGGGAACCCGGCCAACACCTCCTCGCTGCAGCGGTGCGACGCGGCGGACGCAGGCACCTTGCGGGAACGCAACGAGATTTTGCGGCACCTGCGAAACTACGCCGCCAGCCACGAACTCGACATCCGCAACAATGTCAGGGCCCTGCGCCTGGATCACCTTGACGCGGATTACCCGGCGGACGGCGGCCCGGACTCCGGCGAGGCGCCCGGCCATACCCAGGGGGGCCAGACCCAGCAGTGGGCCGTCATCACGCCCGGCGGTATCCTGTACGCCGACCATCTGGTCCTAACCCGCTGCGCCCACAGCCAGTTGCGTCGCATGCTGGCCGACCTCGGGGTGGCTGCCGGCCAGAACCTGATGGCTGCGATGCATGCGCTCGGGATGTATCTCGTGGGCGTCGGTGAGCTCATCACGCCCACGCCGAAGGAAGTTCTGCGTCAGGCCAAGCTGGTGGGCCAGGCGATCTCCGCCAAGGTCAACCCGGGCGGCATGCCTGCGCTGCTGCCCGGCGGGCTGGCGCTGCCCGCCTAG
- the hutH gene encoding histidine ammonia-lyase — MTVTTHSPLTVTLGSSSVTPEDVLAVARHDARVSISPEALDAVAKVRAHIDGLASSDVPAYGISTGFGALANRHIPSALRTQLQKSLIRSHAAGMGPAVEREVVRGIMFLRAKTLASGRTGVRPVVLQTMVDVLNAGITPVVREFGSLGCSGDLAPLSHCALVLMGEGEAEGPDGVRYGARGERPVADLLAEHGIEPVTLAEKEGLALVNGTEGMLGMLLMAIADLRQLLTTADITAALSVEALLGTDQVFLPELHAALRPHPGQAAAADNMLRVLSGSAIVASHRINDTKVQDAYSLRCAPQVAGAVRDTVDHAALVASRELAAAIDNPVVLPDGRVSSNGNFHGAPVAYVLDFLAIAVADLSSIAERRTDRMLDPARSHGLPAFLAADPGVDSGLMIAQYTQAGLVSDNKRLAVPASVDSIPSSAMQEDHVSMGWHAARKLRRAVENLRRVLAVELVASARALDIRTQLSGGELTPGPAGAAVIAALRNVVDGPGTDRYLSPELEAADRVVASGAVRSAAESAVGILA; from the coding sequence ATGACCGTCACAACCCATTCGCCGCTCACCGTCACGCTCGGCTCGAGCAGCGTCACCCCCGAGGACGTTCTCGCCGTCGCCCGCCATGACGCCCGGGTCAGCATCTCCCCGGAGGCGCTCGACGCCGTCGCCAAGGTCCGCGCGCACATCGACGGCCTCGCCTCCAGCGACGTTCCCGCCTACGGCATTTCCACCGGCTTCGGGGCCCTGGCCAACCGGCACATTCCCAGCGCTCTGCGCACCCAGCTGCAGAAATCCCTGATCCGCAGCCACGCCGCCGGCATGGGTCCGGCAGTGGAGCGCGAGGTGGTTCGCGGGATTATGTTCCTGCGCGCCAAAACCCTCGCGTCCGGCCGCACCGGTGTCCGGCCGGTGGTGCTGCAGACCATGGTGGACGTGCTCAACGCCGGCATCACTCCGGTGGTCCGCGAATTCGGCTCCCTCGGCTGCTCCGGCGACCTCGCGCCGCTCTCGCACTGTGCCCTGGTCCTGATGGGCGAGGGCGAAGCGGAGGGGCCCGACGGCGTCAGGTACGGAGCACGCGGTGAGCGGCCGGTTGCCGACTTGCTCGCCGAACACGGGATCGAGCCGGTCACGCTGGCAGAGAAGGAGGGCCTGGCCCTGGTCAACGGCACCGAAGGGATGCTGGGCATGCTGCTGATGGCCATCGCGGACCTGCGGCAGCTGCTCACGACGGCGGACATCACCGCCGCGCTGAGCGTTGAGGCGCTGCTCGGCACGGACCAGGTGTTCCTGCCCGAACTGCACGCCGCCCTCCGGCCGCACCCGGGCCAGGCCGCGGCCGCCGACAACATGCTACGGGTCCTGTCCGGGTCCGCGATCGTCGCCTCCCACCGGATTAATGACACCAAGGTGCAGGACGCCTACTCGCTGCGCTGCGCACCGCAGGTCGCCGGCGCCGTCCGCGACACCGTGGACCATGCCGCCCTGGTTGCCTCCCGGGAGCTCGCCGCCGCCATCGACAACCCGGTGGTGCTGCCGGACGGCCGGGTCAGCTCCAATGGCAACTTCCACGGCGCCCCGGTGGCCTACGTCCTGGACTTCCTCGCCATTGCGGTGGCGGACCTGAGCTCGATTGCCGAACGCCGCACCGACCGGATGCTCGATCCGGCCCGCTCGCACGGGCTGCCGGCTTTCCTGGCCGCCGATCCCGGCGTGGACTCGGGCCTGATGATCGCCCAGTACACCCAGGCCGGGCTGGTCTCGGACAACAAACGGCTGGCCGTGCCGGCATCGGTGGACTCCATTCCGAGTTCGGCCATGCAGGAGGACCACGTCTCGATGGGCTGGCACGCGGCCCGCAAGCTCCGCCGCGCGGTGGAGAACCTGCGCCGGGTCCTGGCGGTCGAGCTGGTGGCCTCGGCCCGGGCGCTGGATATCCGGACGCAGCTTTCCGGCGGCGAACTCACCCCCGGTCCTGCCGGGGCGGCGGTGATCGCGGCGCTCCGCAACGTCGTCGACGGCCCCGGAACGGACCGCTACCTGTCGCCGGAACTCGAAGCCGCCGACCGGGTGGTGGCCTCGGGCGCGGTCCGGTCCGCCGCCGAATCCGCAGTCGGAATTCTTGCCTGA
- the hutG gene encoding formimidoylglutamase yields MPTPARTADIPPQPWTGRNDGDGAQHRRWWQAVAPYTEASTVPPPVPAGLSRGGPAVLLGFGSDAGVRRNKGRVGAAAGPAAIRAALGPLAFHLPREVYDAGDVTVAGDELEAGQARAGLAVTALLDAGALPVVLGGGHETAFASYLGVAGCAAVREGLRVGVLNLDAHFDLRDEPVPSSGTPFLQMARAEAAAGRELDYAVVGISEPNNTAALFRTASELGVDYLLDEDCSVETAEAFVAGFLARVDAVYLTIDLDVLPASVAPGVSAPAAYGVPLPVVSAVCRQVAASGKLLSVDVAELNPDFDVDGRTAKVAARLINTLLR; encoded by the coding sequence ATGCCTACTCCCGCCCGCACCGCCGACATCCCGCCGCAGCCCTGGACCGGCCGGAACGACGGCGACGGCGCCCAGCACCGGCGCTGGTGGCAGGCCGTCGCACCCTATACCGAAGCGTCCACGGTTCCGCCGCCGGTACCGGCCGGCCTTTCCCGCGGAGGGCCCGCGGTGCTCCTCGGTTTCGGCAGCGACGCCGGTGTCCGGCGCAATAAAGGCCGGGTGGGGGCGGCTGCCGGGCCCGCCGCTATCCGCGCCGCCCTCGGTCCGCTCGCGTTCCACCTGCCACGGGAGGTCTACGACGCCGGTGACGTCACCGTCGCCGGCGACGAGCTGGAGGCCGGGCAGGCGCGGGCCGGGCTGGCCGTCACCGCACTGCTCGACGCCGGCGCCCTCCCCGTGGTTTTGGGCGGCGGACACGAGACCGCGTTCGCCAGCTATCTGGGCGTGGCGGGGTGCGCCGCGGTCCGCGAAGGCCTGAGAGTCGGCGTGCTGAACCTGGATGCCCACTTCGACCTCCGCGACGAGCCGGTGCCCAGTTCCGGCACGCCGTTCCTGCAGATGGCCCGGGCGGAAGCCGCCGCAGGCCGCGAGCTGGACTACGCCGTCGTCGGGATTTCCGAACCGAACAACACCGCCGCGCTGTTCCGGACCGCGTCAGAGCTCGGCGTGGATTACCTGCTGGACGAGGACTGTTCTGTGGAGACCGCAGAGGCTTTCGTGGCCGGGTTCCTGGCCCGGGTCGATGCGGTGTACCTGACGATTGACCTGGACGTACTTCCGGCGTCGGTGGCGCCGGGCGTGAGTGCACCCGCCGCCTATGGCGTGCCGCTGCCGGTAGTCAGTGCTGTCTGCCGCCAGGTCGCGGCCAGCGGGAAGCTGCTCTCCGTCGACGTCGCGGAACTGAACCCGGACTTCGACGTCGACGGCCGCACCGCGAAGGTCGCCGCCCGCCTGATCAACACGCTGCTGCGGTAG
- a CDS encoding IclR family transcriptional regulator, which yields MTAAIQPAETATAVVPPVAAAARRGVARPGVAGPTSKVPAAENTLRILKLLASKRGPMAASNIATALGLPRSSVYHLLGVMEANGFVLHLHEEQRYGLGISAFELSSAYSRQEPLSRLGRPMLATLVDRIGESAHLAVLHGRDVLYIVEERAKNRPSLVTDVGVRLPSHLTASGRAILAALPKSQVRALYPNAAAFSSRHETASPISKYSALSSHLDQVRQRGYATEHGEITPGFGSIAAAVTDHTGWPTAAVAVTFLEDKLPADQWPILAARVQKTADDLSGRIHGRPGPSDQR from the coding sequence ATGACAGCCGCCATTCAACCTGCGGAAACCGCAACAGCCGTCGTTCCGCCGGTGGCGGCTGCAGCCAGGCGCGGTGTCGCCAGACCGGGGGTTGCCGGGCCGACGTCCAAGGTCCCGGCCGCCGAGAACACGCTCCGCATCCTGAAGCTGCTGGCCTCGAAGCGGGGACCGATGGCGGCGTCGAACATTGCCACCGCGCTGGGTCTGCCTCGTTCCAGCGTCTACCACCTGTTGGGCGTCATGGAGGCGAATGGCTTCGTGCTGCACCTGCATGAGGAGCAGCGCTACGGCCTGGGGATCAGCGCCTTCGAACTCAGCTCAGCCTATTCGCGCCAGGAACCGCTCTCCCGGCTCGGGCGGCCGATGCTCGCGACGCTCGTGGACAGGATCGGGGAGAGCGCACACCTGGCCGTGCTGCATGGCCGTGACGTGCTCTACATCGTAGAGGAACGGGCCAAGAACAGGCCCTCGCTTGTGACCGACGTCGGCGTCCGGCTGCCCAGCCACCTCACCGCCAGCGGCCGGGCGATCCTTGCTGCGCTGCCCAAATCGCAGGTCCGGGCGCTGTACCCGAACGCTGCCGCCTTTAGTTCCCGGCACGAGACCGCATCGCCCATCAGCAAGTACTCCGCGCTCTCCTCGCACCTGGACCAGGTCCGGCAACGCGGCTACGCCACCGAACACGGCGAAATAACGCCCGGGTTCGGCTCGATCGCCGCAGCCGTGACAGACCATACCGGCTGGCCGACGGCCGCCGTCGCCGTCACCTTCCTCGAGGACAAACTGCCAGCGGACCAGTGGCCGATCCTCGCCGCGAGAGTCCAAAAGACCGCAGACGATCTCTCTGGGCGGATCCACGGCCGCCCGGGCCCGAGCGACCAGCGCTAG
- a CDS encoding hydroxymethylglutaryl-CoA lyase, whose translation MEQTQPAPSVSIVDVSPRDGLQNEKVPVHTQDKLKLINELVSLGVRRIEAVSFVNPKKVPQMADAEAVMAGVPRDAGASYIGLVLNTRGAVRAVDAGVDEMNYVLPVTDAFAKANQNTTVAAALDSLEEVSSIAAAASIPLTVTAAVAFGCPYQGDVPGEQALSVVGSALQRAALAEVALADTIGCAVPWQVGEVFAALRAETDLQLRAHLHETRHTALANTYAAMAAGVTVFDSAVGGLGGCPFAPGAAGNVSTEDLAWMLGRAGFDTSIDPARATELGRWICAKVETAPRSGLAGAGVFPQRV comes from the coding sequence ATGGAACAGACACAACCGGCACCATCTGTTTCCATCGTGGACGTCAGTCCCCGGGACGGGCTGCAGAATGAGAAAGTGCCTGTCCATACCCAGGACAAGCTGAAGCTGATCAATGAGCTGGTGTCTCTAGGCGTGCGACGGATTGAAGCGGTCAGCTTCGTGAACCCGAAGAAGGTTCCGCAGATGGCCGACGCGGAGGCGGTCATGGCCGGTGTGCCGCGGGATGCCGGGGCCAGCTACATAGGTTTGGTGCTCAATACCAGGGGTGCCGTCCGGGCCGTCGATGCTGGCGTCGATGAGATGAACTACGTGTTGCCGGTGACGGATGCCTTCGCGAAGGCAAACCAGAACACCACCGTGGCGGCGGCACTTGATTCGCTGGAGGAGGTCTCGTCGATCGCGGCGGCGGCTTCCATTCCGCTCACAGTCACGGCCGCGGTCGCGTTTGGCTGCCCCTACCAAGGCGACGTACCGGGCGAGCAGGCGCTGTCGGTAGTCGGCAGTGCCCTGCAGCGGGCGGCACTGGCGGAGGTGGCGCTGGCGGATACCATCGGGTGCGCCGTTCCGTGGCAGGTCGGCGAGGTCTTCGCTGCACTGCGGGCAGAAACGGATCTTCAGCTGCGCGCACATTTGCACGAGACGCGCCACACCGCCCTGGCCAATACCTACGCGGCCATGGCGGCAGGGGTGACCGTTTTTGACAGCGCCGTCGGCGGACTCGGCGGCTGCCCTTTCGCCCCGGGCGCCGCGGGCAATGTGTCCACCGAGGACCTGGCGTGGATGCTGGGGCGGGCCGGTTTCGACACCTCGATCGATCCCGCGCGGGCCACCGAGCTGGGGCGCTGGATCTGTGCAAAAGTGGAAACGGCTCCGCGTTCGGGCCTCGCCGGCGCGGGCGTCTTTCCGCAAAGGGTGTAG